The Sandaracinaceae bacterium genome contains a region encoding:
- a CDS encoding biotin carboxylase, which produces MSYDAYSNNPLIHRDRRLGKHSSPWVSSFACEDMSVLIVCRGPIRKEAIDVFREMGITNIGILLSEKDSIVYPRALAPELRILNPENVHAVPDYTGATKEERVERVQQMIRICRKHGYKYIFAGYGFMAEDVDFVRALETAGIRFIGPCSHTVDAAGRKDEAKRTALQEDVSVTPGINDVTARTLVAKVKDLGGLKALVADKGLAVPELSESGLELVAQADAVLEAGYAKGLDLISVEELQATVKTEAAAVLKQYPGNRIRLKAIGGGGGKGQRILSDADAAPGLVLEILQEVKATGVGDNKNVLIELNIEQTRHNEIQLLGNGDWCISLGGRDCSLQMHEQKLLEVSVTQESLLEAAERHERAGNKTQAAVLRADKDVLANMEAQAERFGAAVKLDSASTFECIVEGTNHFFMEVNTRIQVEHRVSELCYALRFRNPDDAEDYFDVHSVVEMMGLLARHKERLPKPQRIRRDAAAVEARLNATDRSLSPHAGGEIIAWSHPIEGEIRDDQGISMLNPDTGLFMRYRLAGAYDSNVALLLTTGTSRGESYTRLAEVLRRTSMRGPDLATNLEFHYGLVHWFLSNGVDAKPTTRFVVPYLTLVGQLKEAVDALDLGYAFDRCVARCLPPSKDPAATKAAKDCAVLKRTLVDRPLARLTEEPHVLSAWLSVHRKDFVVNGGRVVFQRNPVAILEETYHLLHMDAERNSPAAHRIWDSDQEVLDEAGDFYEALHERTGDVAWPELDAALRGTTPAYGFDDATWQQVRAAHVGFQMGLELLGLLVLVADQVGFYDLVVNDDLTITIPERLFDADLQKRMKKVLVPPPATKADEVVAVSGGMYYGQEGPGMPTFVHEGMHFEVGQPLYIIEVMKMFNKVPATFAGTIDKILIEGGDGQIVSKGQPLFKVTPDERVVEVDEKAVAAAKRAKTDELLGRIG; this is translated from the coding sequence ATGTCCTACGACGCCTACTCGAACAATCCGCTGATCCACCGTGACCGCCGCCTGGGCAAGCACAGCTCCCCCTGGGTGAGCAGCTTCGCCTGCGAAGACATGAGCGTGCTCATCGTCTGCCGCGGCCCCATCCGCAAGGAGGCCATCGACGTCTTCCGTGAGATGGGCATCACGAACATCGGCATCCTGCTCAGCGAGAAGGACAGCATCGTCTACCCGCGCGCGCTTGCGCCGGAGCTGCGCATCTTGAACCCCGAGAACGTGCACGCCGTGCCGGACTACACGGGGGCCACCAAGGAAGAGCGCGTGGAGCGCGTGCAGCAGATGATCCGCATCTGCCGCAAGCACGGCTACAAGTACATCTTCGCGGGCTACGGCTTCATGGCCGAGGACGTGGACTTCGTGCGCGCGCTCGAGACGGCCGGCATCCGCTTCATCGGGCCCTGCAGCCACACGGTGGACGCCGCGGGTCGCAAGGACGAGGCCAAGCGCACGGCCCTGCAGGAGGACGTGAGCGTCACGCCGGGCATCAACGACGTCACGGCGCGCACGCTGGTGGCGAAGGTGAAGGACCTGGGCGGGCTCAAGGCGCTGGTGGCGGACAAGGGCCTCGCCGTGCCCGAGCTGAGCGAGAGCGGGCTCGAGCTGGTGGCGCAGGCCGACGCGGTGCTCGAGGCGGGCTACGCCAAGGGGCTCGACCTGATCAGCGTCGAGGAGCTGCAGGCCACGGTGAAGACCGAGGCGGCGGCGGTGCTGAAGCAGTACCCGGGCAACCGCATCCGCCTCAAGGCGATCGGCGGCGGCGGCGGCAAGGGGCAGCGCATCCTGAGCGACGCGGACGCGGCGCCCGGCTTGGTCCTGGAGATCCTCCAGGAGGTCAAGGCCACCGGCGTGGGCGACAACAAGAACGTGCTGATCGAGCTCAACATCGAGCAGACGCGCCACAACGAGATCCAGCTGCTGGGCAACGGCGACTGGTGCATCTCGCTCGGCGGCCGCGACTGCTCGCTGCAGATGCACGAGCAGAAGCTGCTCGAGGTGTCGGTCACCCAGGAGAGCCTGCTGGAGGCGGCCGAGCGTCACGAGCGCGCGGGCAACAAGACTCAGGCGGCCGTGCTGCGCGCCGACAAGGACGTGCTGGCGAACATGGAGGCCCAGGCCGAGCGCTTCGGCGCCGCCGTGAAGCTGGACTCGGCCAGCACCTTCGAGTGCATCGTCGAGGGCACGAACCACTTCTTCATGGAGGTGAACACGCGCATCCAGGTGGAGCACCGCGTGTCGGAGCTCTGCTACGCGCTGCGCTTCCGCAACCCGGACGACGCCGAGGACTACTTCGACGTGCACTCCGTGGTGGAGATGATGGGCCTCCTGGCGCGCCACAAGGAGCGCCTGCCGAAGCCCCAGCGCATCCGCCGTGACGCGGCCGCCGTCGAGGCGCGCCTGAACGCCACGGACCGCTCGCTCTCCCCGCACGCGGGCGGCGAGATCATCGCGTGGAGCCACCCCATCGAGGGCGAGATCCGCGACGACCAGGGCATCAGCATGCTCAACCCGGACACCGGGCTGTTCATGCGCTACCGCCTGGCGGGCGCGTACGACTCGAACGTGGCGCTGCTGCTCACCACGGGCACCAGCCGCGGCGAGAGCTACACGCGGCTGGCCGAGGTGCTGCGCCGCACGTCCATGCGCGGGCCCGACCTGGCCACCAACCTCGAGTTCCACTACGGCCTCGTGCACTGGTTCCTGAGCAACGGCGTGGACGCCAAGCCCACGACGCGCTTCGTGGTGCCGTACCTGACGCTGGTGGGTCAGCTCAAGGAGGCGGTCGACGCCCTCGACCTCGGCTACGCGTTCGACCGCTGCGTCGCGCGCTGCCTGCCGCCCAGCAAGGACCCCGCCGCCACCAAGGCGGCCAAGGACTGCGCCGTGCTCAAGCGCACGCTGGTGGACCGCCCGCTCGCGCGCCTGACCGAGGAGCCGCACGTGCTCTCGGCTTGGCTCAGCGTGCACCGCAAGGACTTCGTCGTGAACGGCGGGCGCGTGGTGTTCCAGCGCAACCCCGTCGCGATCCTGGAGGAGACCTACCACCTCCTGCACATGGACGCCGAGCGCAACTCGCCCGCGGCGCACCGCATCTGGGACAGCGACCAGGAGGTGCTGGACGAGGCGGGCGACTTCTACGAGGCCCTGCACGAGCGCACCGGCGACGTGGCCTGGCCCGAGCTGGACGCGGCCCTGCGCGGCACCACGCCGGCCTACGGCTTCGACGACGCGACCTGGCAGCAGGTGCGCGCGGCGCACGTGGGCTTCCAGATGGGCCTCGAGCTGCTGGGCCTCTTGGTGCTGGTGGCCGACCAGGTGGGCTTCTACGACCTGGTGGTCAACGACGACCTGACCATCACCATCCCCGAGCGCCTCTTCGACGCCGACCTTCAGAAGCGCATGAAGAAGGTGCTGGTGCCGCCCCCCGCCACCAAGGCGGACGAGGTGGTCGCCGTGAGCGGCGGCATGTACTACGGGCAGGAGGGCCCGGGCATGCCCACCTTCGTGCACGAGGGCATGCACTTCGAGGTGGGGCAGCCGCTCTACATCATCGAGGTCATGAAGATGTTCAACAAGGTGCCGGCCACCTTCGCGGGCACCATCGACAAGATCCTCATCGAGGGCGGCGACGGTCAGATCGTGAGCAAGGGCCAGCCCCTGTTCAAGGTCACGCCGGACGAGCGCGTGGTCGAAGTGGACGAGAAGGCTGTCGCGGCGGCCAAGCGCGCGAAGACCGACGAGCTGCTCGGCCGCATCGGCTGA
- a CDS encoding DJ-1/PfpI family protein — translation MNIVLLLFEGITALDAVGPYEVLSRLPGVNLRIAGPRVGQVRTDNRVLGMHVDVALDDIEAADVLLVPGGYGVDGLIRDPAVLAHVRRLDAGARYTTAVCTGSLVLGAAGLLHGLEATTHWARFDTLASYGATPVSRRVVTAGRIVTAAGVSAGIDMALTLAAELASPDVAQAIQLAIEYDPQPPFDSGHPRSAPAEVVARVTAAIDRKRAASAA, via the coding sequence ATGAACATCGTCCTCCTCTTGTTCGAAGGCATCACCGCGCTCGACGCCGTGGGCCCCTACGAAGTGCTCAGCCGCTTGCCAGGCGTGAACCTCCGTATCGCGGGTCCGCGCGTGGGCCAGGTGCGCACCGACAATCGCGTGCTCGGCATGCACGTGGATGTCGCCCTCGACGACATCGAGGCTGCAGACGTGCTGCTGGTCCCAGGGGGCTACGGGGTGGACGGACTGATCCGGGACCCGGCTGTGCTCGCGCACGTGCGACGGCTCGACGCGGGTGCGCGCTACACCACCGCGGTGTGCACGGGTTCGTTGGTGCTCGGCGCGGCGGGCTTGCTGCACGGCCTCGAAGCCACCACGCACTGGGCGCGCTTCGACACCCTCGCCAGCTACGGCGCGACACCCGTCAGTCGTCGCGTCGTGACCGCGGGGCGCATCGTCACGGCGGCCGGTGTGTCGGCGGGGATCGACATGGCGCTCACGCTCGCGGCCGAGCTCGCCAGCCCTGACGTGGCGCAGGCCATCCAGCTCGCCATCGAGTACGACCCGCAGCCACCCTTCGACAGCGGGCACCCGCGCAGCGCCCCTGCCGAGGTTGTCGCGCGTGTGACGGCGGCCATCGACCGCAAGCGCGCCGCTTCCGCGGCCTGA
- a CDS encoding GlxA family transcriptional regulator — translation MHRRVVIAVFPGIQGLDLVGPLEVFHAAQRFLGQTRQRTRGYEVRVVAASSELLRTESGLAVVPDGTFAGVRGAVDTLLIVGGAGARAASRDAAVAAWVRRVAPRCRRVASVCTGAFVLAAAGLLDGRRATTHWAHVERLRERYPRVQVEPDAVYVRDEHLWTSAGVTAGMDLALALVEDDVGRDVALAVARELVIFVRRAGGQSQFSAQLASQLAERQPLREVQAYIAEHPRADTRVSTLAARAGMSPRNFARAFALEVGATPAVFVQRARVETARRLLETTTLSVEEVAEQAGFGRVETLRRAFQRQLHVAPNEYRRRFA, via the coding sequence ATGCACCGCCGCGTGGTCATCGCCGTCTTCCCCGGCATCCAGGGCCTCGACCTGGTAGGCCCGCTGGAGGTGTTCCACGCGGCGCAGCGCTTCTTGGGGCAGACGCGGCAGCGCACCCGCGGCTACGAGGTGCGCGTGGTGGCCGCTTCGAGCGAGCTGCTGCGCACCGAGAGCGGTCTCGCCGTGGTGCCGGACGGGACGTTCGCAGGCGTGCGCGGCGCGGTGGACACGCTGCTCATCGTGGGAGGCGCGGGCGCGCGGGCGGCCAGCCGGGACGCCGCGGTGGCGGCCTGGGTACGGCGCGTGGCGCCGCGCTGCAGACGCGTTGCCTCCGTGTGCACCGGAGCCTTCGTGCTGGCCGCCGCCGGGTTGCTCGACGGTCGGCGCGCCACCACGCACTGGGCGCACGTGGAGCGCCTGCGCGAGCGCTACCCACGCGTGCAGGTAGAGCCCGACGCGGTCTACGTGCGCGACGAGCATCTCTGGACGTCGGCCGGGGTCACGGCCGGCATGGACCTCGCGCTCGCCCTGGTGGAAGACGACGTGGGGCGGGACGTCGCGCTGGCCGTGGCGCGCGAGCTGGTCATCTTCGTGCGTCGCGCGGGCGGCCAGTCCCAGTTCAGCGCACAGCTCGCGTCGCAGCTCGCGGAGCGACAGCCGCTGCGCGAGGTGCAGGCGTACATCGCGGAGCACCCGCGCGCGGACACGCGCGTGTCCACCCTCGCCGCGCGCGCTGGCATGAGCCCCCGCAACTTCGCCCGGGCGTTCGCGCTCGAGGTCGGCGCGACCCCCGCCGTGTTCGTCCAGCGGGCGCGCGTCGAGACCGCTCGGCGCTTGCTCGAGACTACCACGCTGAGCGTGGAGGAGGTCGCGGAGCAGGCTGGCTTCGGCCGCGTGGAGACGCTGCGTCGAGCGTTCCAGCGCCAGCTGCACGTCGCGCCCAACGAGTACCGCCGTCGCTTCGCGTGA
- a CDS encoding UDP-N-acetylmuramate:L-alanyl-gamma-D-glutamyl-meso-diaminopimelate ligase, producing MHIHLIGVCGTGMGALAGLLRDAGHDVSGSDRAFYPPMGPALAAWGVRALPGWDAANLDPAPDLVVVGNVCRRDNPEAVAAHERGLRCMSFPGTLNELFLQDRPGYVVAGTHGKTTTTAILAQLLHAGGADPGFLIGGVPRGFDRAARLGRAGAPFVIEGDEYDSAYFEKSPKFWQYNPRVVILTSVEHDHVDIYPDLASYRAAFEGLIARIPEDGLLVAYAGDPEVCALARQARCPVRFYALANDDCGDVAPIYSAALASVEAGAQAFDLFGGGSFLSRVYSPLSGAHNARNVLAAVIAAVEGAGLGLGPVLETVPQLAGVKRRQELLGVAGGVYVYEDFAHHPTAVRETLRGLRSLHPRGKLIAAFEPRSATASRRMHQDEYPAAFMPADVSLIAPVGRPEIPAEQRLDVQAIVTELTRQGRVAEATPDTASVAARVAAHAQPGDVVVLMSNGDFGGVYDEVLVALTPVVPAPG from the coding sequence ATGCACATCCACCTGATCGGTGTCTGCGGGACAGGCATGGGCGCGCTCGCCGGGCTGCTGCGCGACGCGGGACACGACGTGTCCGGATCGGACCGCGCGTTCTATCCCCCGATGGGTCCGGCACTCGCCGCATGGGGCGTGCGCGCGCTGCCAGGCTGGGACGCAGCGAACCTCGACCCGGCGCCCGACCTGGTGGTGGTGGGGAACGTGTGCCGCCGCGACAACCCCGAAGCGGTCGCAGCGCACGAGCGCGGGCTGCGCTGCATGTCGTTCCCGGGGACGCTGAACGAGCTCTTCCTGCAGGACCGGCCGGGCTACGTCGTCGCTGGCACGCACGGCAAGACCACCACCACCGCCATCCTCGCGCAGCTGCTCCACGCTGGCGGGGCCGACCCTGGCTTCCTGATCGGCGGGGTGCCGCGTGGCTTCGATCGCGCCGCGCGCCTGGGTCGGGCGGGGGCGCCCTTCGTCATCGAGGGCGACGAGTACGACAGCGCCTACTTCGAGAAGAGCCCCAAGTTCTGGCAGTACAACCCACGCGTCGTGATCCTCACGTCCGTCGAGCACGACCACGTGGACATCTACCCCGACCTCGCGTCGTACCGCGCCGCGTTCGAGGGGCTCATCGCGCGCATCCCGGAGGACGGGCTCCTCGTGGCCTACGCCGGCGACCCCGAGGTGTGCGCCCTCGCGCGACAGGCGCGCTGTCCGGTCCGCTTCTACGCGCTCGCGAACGACGACTGCGGCGACGTCGCACCCATCTATTCCGCCGCGCTGGCCTCCGTCGAAGCAGGCGCGCAGGCGTTCGACCTCTTCGGTGGGGGCTCGTTCCTCTCGCGCGTCTACTCACCGCTCTCGGGCGCCCACAACGCGCGCAACGTGCTGGCCGCGGTCATCGCCGCCGTGGAGGGCGCGGGCCTGGGGCTCGGGCCCGTGCTCGAGACGGTCCCGCAGCTGGCCGGGGTCAAGCGTCGCCAGGAGCTGCTGGGGGTCGCGGGGGGCGTGTATGTGTACGAGGACTTCGCGCATCACCCCACCGCTGTGCGTGAGACGCTACGGGGGCTGCGTAGCCTGCACCCGCGCGGCAAGCTCATCGCGGCCTTCGAGCCGCGCAGCGCCACCGCCTCGCGCCGCATGCACCAAGACGAGTACCCGGCTGCGTTCATGCCCGCGGACGTGTCGCTCATCGCGCCCGTGGGCCGCCCCGAGATCCCCGCCGAGCAGCGGCTCGACGTGCAGGCCATCGTCACCGAGCTCACGCGGCAGGGTCGCGTCGCCGAGGCCACCCCTGACACGGCGTCCGTCGCGGCGCGCGTGGCTGCCCACGCGCAGCCGGGCGACGTCGTGGTGCTGATGTCGAACGGCGACTTCGGCGGCGTGTACGACGAGGTGCTCGTGGCGCTCACGCCCGTCGTTCCGGCACCGGGCTGA
- a CDS encoding metallophosphoesterase encodes MTHAPGCTGGSPFDPEGTDAGGAARDGGVALDGGAHHDAGTTPDAAGPGSRDAGGIDAGLADVGMLPHDAGVDAGGPDQATSPDHGTDLGHGPLDAGTDQGADAGVDQGVDGGPLMSLCAPPTPGVVRFVALGDGGEGNDAQYQVGHAMAERCCELGCDLALYLGDNFYDDGVSSLEDMQFDTKFEMPYAELDIPFYVVLGNHDSGGLGGAGFEFWRGAIQVDYTNVSDKWTMPHEFYAFVREHVTFVGLDTNALMWSHDVAAQRSFVREAIANADTDWVIAFGHHPYISNGKHGDAGLYEGIPGVPIVSGGTVKSFFEQEICGNVDIYFSGHDHNRQWLPMACGTQHVVSGAAAKTTDFRGRLFGGGLRHDGPFNDDSTPGFFWGEIRGDTLIARFYDLHGTLQFETVHVR; translated from the coding sequence GTGACCCACGCGCCCGGATGCACGGGGGGCAGCCCGTTCGACCCGGAGGGGACCGATGCCGGCGGGGCTGCGCGCGACGGCGGCGTGGCGCTCGACGGTGGCGCTCACCATGACGCGGGGACGACGCCCGACGCTGCGGGCCCCGGGTCGCGCGACGCGGGGGGCATCGACGCGGGCCTCGCAGACGTCGGGATGCTGCCTCACGACGCTGGCGTGGATGCGGGTGGCCCCGACCAGGCCACGAGCCCGGACCACGGGACCGACCTGGGTCACGGTCCGCTCGACGCGGGCACCGACCAGGGGGCGGACGCGGGCGTCGACCAGGGCGTGGACGGGGGCCCGCTCATGAGCCTGTGCGCGCCGCCCACGCCCGGGGTCGTGCGCTTCGTCGCGCTCGGCGACGGAGGGGAAGGGAACGACGCGCAGTACCAGGTGGGTCACGCGATGGCGGAGCGGTGCTGCGAGCTGGGCTGCGATCTGGCGCTGTATCTCGGCGACAACTTCTACGACGACGGGGTCTCCTCGCTCGAAGACATGCAGTTCGACACCAAGTTCGAGATGCCCTACGCCGAGCTCGACATCCCCTTCTACGTCGTTCTCGGCAACCACGACTCCGGCGGGCTCGGCGGTGCGGGCTTCGAGTTCTGGCGGGGCGCCATCCAGGTCGACTACACCAACGTGAGCGACAAGTGGACCATGCCCCACGAGTTCTACGCGTTCGTGCGCGAGCACGTGACGTTCGTCGGGCTCGACACCAACGCGCTCATGTGGAGCCACGACGTCGCCGCACAGCGTAGCTTCGTCCGAGAAGCCATCGCGAACGCCGACACAGACTGGGTAATCGCCTTCGGTCACCATCCCTACATCAGCAACGGAAAGCACGGCGACGCGGGGCTCTACGAGGGCATTCCGGGCGTGCCCATCGTCAGCGGCGGCACGGTGAAGTCGTTCTTCGAACAGGAGATCTGCGGCAACGTGGACATCTACTTCTCGGGCCACGACCACAACCGTCAGTGGCTGCCGATGGCGTGCGGGACGCAGCACGTCGTCTCGGGCGCGGCCGCCAAGACCACGGACTTCCGGGGGCGTCTGTTCGGCGGGGGGCTGCGCCACGACGGGCCGTTCAACGACGACAGCACCCCCGGGTTCTTCTGGGGTGAGATCCGCGGGGACACGCTCATCGCGCGCTTCTACGACCTGCACGGCACGCTGCAGTTCGAGACGGTCCACGTGCGCTAG
- a CDS encoding sulfite exporter TauE/SafE family protein, whose amino-acid sequence MTFASYDVGLLALMMLAGLVAGFVNTLAGGGSMLTVPALMALGLPADIANASNRVAVFSQAASGAYSFHRDGKLDTGAIRDIAAPTLIGAVIGALLASYFPVWLLKPVLLVTMGGMAVLMVVRPAAIAPEGAVPRRASDHPRAMVGLFVAGLYGGFVQAGVGFVLLMVLAGTLHYDMVRANALKLLCTLGFGAASLVVFIARDQVAWVPALVLAVATSIGSVLGVRYAVEADPKKLKRFVAVLVVVACLAVAAQELLGR is encoded by the coding sequence ATGACCTTTGCCTCCTACGATGTGGGCCTGCTGGCCCTGATGATGCTCGCCGGGCTGGTCGCGGGGTTCGTCAACACGCTCGCCGGCGGGGGCAGCATGCTGACCGTCCCAGCGCTGATGGCGCTCGGGCTGCCGGCCGACATCGCCAACGCCAGCAACCGCGTGGCCGTGTTCTCGCAGGCCGCGTCCGGGGCGTACAGCTTCCACCGAGACGGGAAGCTCGACACCGGGGCCATCCGCGACATCGCCGCGCCCACGCTCATCGGCGCGGTCATCGGCGCGCTGCTGGCGTCGTACTTTCCCGTGTGGCTCCTGAAGCCCGTGCTGCTCGTCACCATGGGCGGCATGGCCGTGCTCATGGTCGTGCGGCCCGCGGCCATCGCGCCCGAGGGGGCCGTGCCACGCCGCGCGTCCGACCACCCGCGCGCCATGGTGGGGCTGTTCGTGGCGGGGCTGTACGGCGGGTTCGTGCAGGCCGGTGTGGGGTTCGTGCTGCTGATGGTGCTGGCGGGGACGCTGCACTACGACATGGTCCGGGCCAACGCGCTCAAGCTCTTGTGCACGCTGGGCTTCGGCGCCGCGTCGCTCGTGGTGTTCATCGCGCGCGACCAGGTCGCGTGGGTGCCCGCCCTCGTGCTCGCCGTGGCCACGTCCATCGGGTCCGTGCTCGGCGTGAGGTATGCGGTCGAGGCCGACCCGAAGAAGCTCAAGCGCTTCGTCGCGGTGCTGGTCGTGGTGGCATGTCTTGCCGTCGCGGCGCAAGAGCTGCTGGGGCGTTAG
- a CDS encoding CoA ester lyase: MRSPKHFFAPLAIGAPAPLREVPFKPSRMIHFFDPSNAKMAVKVPDIAKQTDVLLGNLEDAVASDKKLAAREGFIQIAKATDFGDCQLWTRVNSLDSPWFLDDVTEIVTQVGDKLDVLMVPKVEGAWDIHYVDRLLAQLEARAGLKKPILVHAILETALGVANVEEIASASPRMQGLSLGPADLAASRRMKTTRVGGGHPGYLVRADPDADNAEAPRTTAQQDLWHYTLARMVDACASNGILPYYGPFGDIKDVVACEDQFRNAFLLGCVGAWSLHPVQIGIAKKVFSPPVDEVLWAKRVIAEMGDGTGAVMIDGKMQDDATVKQCKVMVDLATMLAEKDADLRAAYGF; encoded by the coding sequence ATGCGCAGCCCCAAGCACTTCTTCGCCCCGCTCGCCATCGGCGCCCCCGCTCCCCTGCGTGAGGTGCCGTTCAAGCCGTCGCGGATGATCCACTTCTTCGACCCGAGCAACGCCAAGATGGCGGTCAAGGTGCCGGACATCGCCAAGCAGACGGACGTGCTGCTGGGGAACCTGGAAGACGCCGTCGCGTCGGACAAGAAGCTGGCCGCGCGCGAGGGCTTCATCCAGATCGCGAAGGCCACCGACTTCGGCGACTGCCAGCTGTGGACGCGCGTGAACAGCCTGGACAGCCCGTGGTTCCTGGACGACGTCACGGAGATCGTCACGCAGGTCGGCGACAAGCTGGACGTGCTGATGGTGCCCAAGGTCGAGGGCGCCTGGGACATCCACTACGTGGACCGGCTGCTCGCGCAGCTCGAGGCCCGCGCTGGGCTGAAGAAGCCCATCCTGGTGCATGCCATCCTCGAGACCGCGCTGGGCGTGGCGAACGTCGAAGAGATCGCCAGCGCCAGCCCGCGCATGCAGGGGCTCAGCCTGGGGCCCGCCGACCTGGCCGCCTCGCGCCGCATGAAGACCACCCGCGTGGGCGGCGGTCACCCCGGCTACCTCGTGCGTGCCGACCCGGACGCGGACAACGCCGAGGCCCCGCGCACCACGGCGCAGCAGGACCTCTGGCACTACACGCTCGCGCGCATGGTCGACGCCTGCGCCTCCAACGGCATCCTCCCCTACTACGGGCCCTTCGGTGACATCAAGGACGTGGTCGCCTGCGAGGACCAGTTCCGCAACGCGTTCCTGCTGGGCTGCGTCGGCGCGTGGTCGCTGCACCCGGTGCAGATCGGCATCGCCAAGAAGGTCTTCTCGCCGCCCGTGGACGAGGTGCTGTGGGCCAAGCGCGTCATCGCCGAGATGGGCGACGGCACGGGCGCCGTCATGATCGACGGCAAGATGCAGGACGACGCCACCGTGAAGCAGTGCAAGGTCATGGTGGACCTCGCCACCATGCTGGCCGAGAAGGACGCCGACCTGCGCGCGGCCTACGGCTTCTGA
- a CDS encoding CoA ester lyase, which produces MAATARPRRSVLYMPGSNARALEKARSIPADALILDLEDAVAPDMKATGRQQIVDAVRAGGYGRRELVLRVNSLNTPWGYDDLVAAASSGVDAVLLPKVESADAVRLAEQVLVAHGAPSTLGIWTMMETPRGMLHAEDIADSTPRMAAFVMGTSDLAKDLHCAHTPMRLPMITSLGLCMLAGRAAGLAVLDGVYLDLNDDEGFAASARQGAELGFDGKTLIHPKTVAAANEAFAPSADEIAFSRKIIAAHAEAEAAGKGVLVVDGKLIENLHVENARRLVALSEAIEAMAAG; this is translated from the coding sequence ATGGCCGCCACCGCAAGACCCCGTCGCTCCGTGCTCTACATGCCGGGCAGCAACGCCCGCGCGCTCGAGAAGGCGCGCAGCATCCCCGCCGACGCGCTCATCCTCGACCTGGAAGACGCCGTCGCGCCCGACATGAAGGCCACCGGCCGCCAACAGATCGTGGACGCCGTGCGCGCCGGGGGCTACGGCCGCCGCGAGCTGGTGCTGCGCGTCAACAGCCTGAACACGCCGTGGGGCTACGACGACCTCGTGGCCGCCGCGAGCTCGGGCGTGGACGCCGTGCTGCTGCCCAAGGTGGAGAGCGCCGACGCCGTGCGTCTGGCCGAGCAGGTGCTGGTGGCCCACGGCGCGCCCAGCACGCTGGGCATCTGGACCATGATGGAGACCCCGCGCGGCATGCTGCACGCGGAGGACATCGCCGACAGCACCCCGCGCATGGCCGCGTTCGTCATGGGCACCAGCGACCTCGCGAAGGATCTGCACTGCGCCCACACGCCGATGCGCCTGCCGATGATCACGTCCCTGGGGCTGTGCATGCTCGCCGGTCGCGCGGCGGGTCTGGCCGTGCTGGACGGCGTCTACCTGGACCTCAACGACGACGAGGGCTTCGCGGCCAGCGCACGCCAGGGGGCCGAGCTGGGCTTCGACGGCAAGACGCTGATCCACCCCAAGACCGTCGCCGCCGCCAACGAGGCCTTCGCGCCGAGCGCGGACGAGATCGCCTTCAGCCGCAAGATCATCGCGGCCCACGCGGAGGCCGAGGCCGCCGGCAAGGGCGTGCTGGTGGTGGACGGCAAGCTCATCGAGAACCTGCACGTCGAGAACGCGCGGCGTCTGGTCGCCCTCAGCGAGGCCATCGAGGCCATGGCCGCGGGCTGA